Proteins encoded together in one Priestia aryabhattai window:
- the mgsA gene encoding methylglyoxal synthase translates to MKIALIAHDKKKNDMVQFTTAYQAILQEHSLFATGTTGTRISEATGLKVHRFQSGPLGGDQEIGALIAQNEMDMVIFFRDPLTAQPHEPDISALMRLCDVYAVPLATNMGTAEILIHGLERGDLHWRSIIKK, encoded by the coding sequence ATGAAAATCGCCTTAATTGCACATGATAAAAAGAAAAATGATATGGTACAATTCACAACAGCCTATCAAGCGATTTTACAGGAACATTCGCTGTTCGCAACAGGAACAACAGGAACGCGTATTTCAGAAGCAACAGGTTTGAAGGTTCACCGCTTTCAATCAGGACCGCTTGGAGGAGATCAGGAGATAGGAGCTTTAATTGCTCAAAATGAAATGGATATGGTTATTTTTTTCCGCGACCCGTTAACAGCTCAGCCTCATGAACCTGATATTTCAGCTCTGATGCGTCTATGTGACGTATATGCGGTTCCTCTTGCAACGAATATGGGAACAGCAGAGATTTTAATTCATGGACTTGAACGAGGCGATTTGCATTGGCGTTCAATTATAAAAAAATAG
- the ctaG gene encoding cytochrome c oxidase assembly factor CtaG, producing the protein MINNLQMFGFEALWSPYYFLTICLVTVLYFFIVGRWRRNFIGAEAVSRKTKAHFVISMVLLYICKGGPVDLLGHFMFSAHMTQMAIVYLVIPPLFILGIPPWLARSVIYVKGVKPVFKFFTKPLIALLLFNGLFSLYHIPLLFDFIKTDMTLHGIVSVVLFIAAFCMWWPLVNQLEEEQTLSSLKKLGYIFADGVLLTPACALIIFANHSLYATYTDSSAWVQALSLCVPPSMIASLGQLAPEMFNTLPPVEDQQLGGVIMKIIQEIVYGTVLGFIFFQWARKEREKDTYMPDFSERQNIKSKEIPSTPPLN; encoded by the coding sequence TTGATTAACAATTTGCAGATGTTTGGTTTTGAAGCACTTTGGAGTCCTTACTATTTTTTAACCATTTGTCTGGTGACCGTCTTATATTTTTTCATCGTTGGTAGATGGAGAAGGAATTTTATAGGAGCGGAGGCCGTAAGCAGGAAAACAAAAGCGCATTTTGTCATCAGCATGGTTCTTTTATATATATGTAAAGGAGGACCTGTAGATTTACTAGGGCATTTTATGTTTAGTGCTCATATGACGCAAATGGCAATCGTTTACTTGGTGATTCCTCCGCTTTTTATTTTAGGAATTCCGCCGTGGTTAGCTCGTTCTGTTATTTATGTAAAAGGGGTTAAACCTGTTTTTAAATTCTTTACAAAGCCTTTAATTGCTCTACTATTATTTAATGGGTTATTCTCTTTGTATCATATTCCGCTGCTTTTTGATTTTATTAAAACGGATATGACGCTCCACGGAATCGTGAGTGTTGTATTATTTATCGCTGCATTTTGTATGTGGTGGCCACTCGTTAATCAGCTAGAAGAAGAACAAACGCTAAGTTCTTTAAAAAAGCTTGGATACATTTTTGCAGATGGCGTACTCCTTACTCCAGCGTGCGCGCTGATTATTTTTGCAAATCATTCTTTATATGCGACGTATACAGACTCAAGCGCTTGGGTGCAAGCTCTTTCCCTTTGTGTACCGCCTTCTATGATTGCAAGTTTGGGGCAGCTCGCTCCCGAGATGTTTAATACACTACCGCCCGTGGAAGATCAGCAGCTAGGCGGCGTTATTATGAAGATCATTCAAGAAATTGTGTATGGAACGGTCTTAGGATTTATTTTTTTTCAGTGGGCTCGAAAAGAACGAGAGAAAGATACGTACATGCCTGATTTTAGTGAACGTCAAAATATAAAATCAAAGGAAATTCCATCTACTCCTCCTTTGAATTGA
- the ctaE gene encoding cytochrome c oxidase subunit III translates to METEQKLTAETFPASPEKATLEGKNKFTGFWLFLGGETVLFASLFATYLALRNSTMSGPKPEELFDIKLVFAATMILLTSSLTSVYAMYHMKNFEFKKMQLWLGVTWLLGLAFLGLEIYEFRHYVHEGHTFTSSAFGSSFYALVGTHGAHVTFGLLWIGSLMIRNAKRGLNLYNAPKYYVASLYWHFIDVVWVFIFTVVYLMGMVG, encoded by the coding sequence ATGGAGACTGAACAAAAGCTAACGGCTGAAACTTTCCCTGCTTCGCCTGAAAAAGCAACGCTTGAAGGGAAAAATAAATTTACTGGCTTTTGGCTCTTTTTAGGCGGAGAGACGGTTTTGTTTGCTTCACTTTTTGCTACTTATTTAGCTTTACGTAATTCAACCATGTCAGGACCTAAGCCAGAAGAATTGTTTGATATTAAGCTTGTCTTTGCAGCCACCATGATTTTATTAACAAGTTCACTAACAAGCGTATATGCTATGTATCATATGAAAAATTTTGAATTTAAAAAGATGCAGCTATGGTTAGGCGTTACGTGGCTTTTAGGTTTAGCTTTTTTAGGGTTAGAAATTTATGAGTTCAGGCATTATGTTCATGAAGGACATACGTTTACAAGCAGCGCATTCGGTTCTTCATTCTACGCGCTGGTTGGGACCCACGGAGCTCACGTAACGTTCGGATTGCTTTGGATTGGTTCTTTGATGATTCGAAATGCGAAGCGGGGGTTAAACTTATATAACGCCCCAAAATATTATGTAGCAAGTTTATACTGGCACTTTATCGATGTTGTTTGGGTCTTTATTTTCACGGTTGTATATTTAATGGGAATGGTGGGATAA
- a CDS encoding YitT family protein, whose translation MKGLRLKNIVFILLGAAIFAFGLVNFNMQNNLAEGGFTGITLLLFFLFNIDPSYSNLVLNIPLFFVGWKLLGRTAFIYTMLGVVSLSLFLWIFQRFPVNMPLRHDMTLAALFAGVFIGVGLGIIFRFGGTTGGVDIIARVVQKYIGWNMGKTMFLFDFVVISASLIYLSYREAMYTLVAVFVAARVIDFMQDGAYAAKGATIISNHNEAISDKIMKEMDRGVTILKGQGSFSKQDTNVLYCVVSKNEIFRLKQVITSVDPHAFVAVTDVHDVLGEGFTLDENKKPLER comes from the coding sequence ATGAAAGGTCTCAGATTAAAAAATATTGTTTTTATACTGCTTGGTGCTGCCATATTTGCGTTTGGACTTGTTAATTTTAACATGCAAAACAATTTAGCTGAAGGTGGATTCACAGGCATTACCCTGCTTTTATTTTTTTTATTTAACATTGATCCCTCTTATTCTAACTTAGTGTTAAATATTCCTTTGTTTTTTGTAGGGTGGAAACTATTAGGGAGAACAGCATTTATTTATACCATGCTCGGAGTCGTTAGCTTATCGCTATTTTTATGGATATTCCAGCGCTTCCCAGTGAATATGCCTCTGCGTCATGATATGACTCTAGCAGCTCTCTTTGCTGGTGTTTTTATTGGAGTGGGTCTTGGTATTATTTTTAGGTTCGGAGGAACAACAGGAGGAGTCGATATTATCGCACGTGTTGTTCAAAAATATATCGGGTGGAATATGGGAAAAACGATGTTTCTTTTTGACTTTGTTGTGATTAGTGCGTCTCTCATTTATTTATCCTACCGAGAAGCTATGTACACACTTGTTGCAGTCTTTGTCGCTGCACGCGTTATTGACTTTATGCAAGACGGTGCGTATGCCGCCAAAGGAGCAACCATCATTTCGAATCATAACGAAGCCATATCGGATAAAATTATGAAAGAAATGGATCGAGGCGTGACGATTTTAAAAGGGCAAGGTTCTTTTTCTAAGCAAGATACCAACGTGCTATACTGCGTTGTGAGTAAAAATGAAATTTTCCGTTTAAAACAAGTTATTACTTCTGTAGATCCACACGCATTCGTTGCGGTTACAGATGTTCATGATGTCTTAGGCGAAGGATTTACCCTTGATGAAAATAAAAAACCGCTTGAAAGATAA
- a CDS encoding CBS domain-containing protein — MKTVQDVMTADTETCTTLDNVYEVAVKMKEWNVGAIPIVDKDQLVGMITDRDLVIKGIAEKKPNSSKVTDVMSEELITITAEASVEEASKLMAQHQIRRLPVVENQKLVGIVSLGDLSTFRYANERAGEALSDISEHTH; from the coding sequence ATGAAAACTGTACAAGATGTAATGACAGCTGATACGGAAACATGCACCACGCTCGATAATGTATATGAAGTGGCAGTGAAAATGAAGGAATGGAATGTAGGCGCAATTCCAATTGTCGATAAAGATCAGCTAGTAGGAATGATTACAGATCGAGACTTAGTTATAAAAGGCATTGCAGAAAAGAAGCCAAATTCAAGTAAAGTAACGGATGTTATGAGTGAGGAGCTTATAACTATTACAGCGGAAGCCTCTGTAGAAGAAGCTTCTAAGCTTATGGCTCAACATCAAATCCGTCGTCTTCCTGTTGTAGAAAATCAAAAGCTAGTAGGGATTGTATCGCTAGGTGATTTATCAACGTTTCGCTATGCAAATGAACGTGCAGGAGAAGCGCTCTCAGACATTTCAGAACATACGCATTAA
- a CDS encoding sporulation protein YpjB — MKGRIVGILLVLFFAYTTTVHAAEGQWEKLDNLSDQTLSLVEQKEYKAAQHLFRNFSNEFTSLNTASLGVSAEDIRILTLCYEQVERSLLSSDSSDEERLQKATQFRLLVDALHSKHQPMWTELEGSMLATFKEMRNEAVKGEQAAYEAQLKQFLKEYDMILPSAQVDVSSPYVQRVSADVHFLQSEGTLSEINDEQFNQMEQNLKDFFEQVKENHTDPSFIWVTITTGSIIIATLFYVGARKYFADQKRKSARGRND, encoded by the coding sequence ATGAAAGGAAGAATAGTAGGAATATTGCTCGTACTTTTCTTTGCATATACGACTACTGTACATGCAGCTGAAGGGCAGTGGGAAAAGCTTGATAACTTATCTGATCAAACGCTATCGCTTGTAGAGCAAAAGGAGTATAAAGCAGCCCAACATTTGTTCAGAAACTTTTCGAATGAATTTACTAGTCTCAATACAGCTTCTTTAGGCGTATCGGCCGAAGATATACGTATTTTAACTCTTTGTTATGAACAGGTAGAAAGGTCTCTTTTATCTTCTGATTCCAGTGATGAAGAACGTCTTCAAAAAGCTACTCAATTTCGATTATTAGTTGATGCGCTGCACAGTAAGCATCAGCCAATGTGGACTGAACTCGAAGGCAGTATGCTAGCAACATTTAAAGAGATGCGAAATGAAGCGGTAAAAGGAGAACAAGCGGCTTATGAAGCGCAGCTTAAGCAATTTTTGAAAGAATATGATATGATTTTACCGAGCGCGCAGGTAGACGTGTCGTCTCCCTACGTACAGCGTGTGAGCGCGGACGTTCACTTTTTACAAAGTGAGGGAACGCTAAGTGAGATTAACGATGAGCAGTTTAACCAAATGGAACAAAACTTAAAAGATTTTTTTGAACAAGTAAAAGAAAACCATACAGACCCGTCTTTTATTTGGGTTACAATTACCACCGGAAGTATTATTATTGCTACACTTTTTTATGTAGGAGCACGAAAATATTTCGCTGATCAGAAAAGAAAGTCAGCTAGAGGGCGTAATGATTGA
- a CDS encoding zinc metallopeptidase has product MSFLIYFLIIILVPIWAQFKVRSAYKKYSKVSNSSGMTGAEVARKILDENGLYNVHVEPVGGFLSDHYDPRSKVIRLSEDNYYGTSVAGAAVAAHEVGHAIQDKENYSFLRLRHSLVPVASLGSNVSWILIMIGIIAQASGLLLLGIIFMAAAVVFQLVTLPVEFNASSRAMTQIVSVGAIRNDEERETRKVLNAAALTYVAAAAVAVLELVRLIMIYTGMNNDD; this is encoded by the coding sequence ATGAGCTTTTTGATTTATTTTCTCATCATTATCCTTGTGCCAATTTGGGCGCAGTTTAAAGTGAGAAGTGCTTACAAAAAATATTCAAAAGTAAGCAACTCATCAGGAATGACAGGTGCAGAAGTAGCAAGGAAAATTCTGGATGAAAACGGGCTGTATAACGTTCACGTAGAGCCTGTAGGCGGATTTTTATCCGATCACTACGATCCTCGCTCAAAAGTAATTCGTTTGTCAGAAGACAACTATTATGGAACGTCTGTGGCAGGGGCTGCCGTTGCAGCTCACGAAGTGGGGCACGCGATTCAAGACAAAGAAAACTATTCGTTTTTACGTCTTCGCCACTCGCTTGTGCCGGTGGCAAGCCTAGGGTCTAACGTGTCATGGATCTTAATTATGATTGGGATTATCGCACAAGCTAGTGGTTTACTATTACTTGGAATTATCTTCATGGCAGCAGCCGTCGTGTTCCAACTTGTAACACTGCCTGTTGAATTCAACGCTTCAAGCCGAGCGATGACGCAAATCGTCTCAGTCGGAGCGATTCGAAATGACGAAGAGCGCGAAACGCGCAAAGTGCTTAATGCAGCAGCTTTAACATACGTAGCAGCCGCAGCAGTAGCAGTTCTTGAGTTGGTTCGTTTAATCATGATTTATACAGGAATGAATAACGACGATTAA
- a CDS encoding CAP domain-containing protein has product MAFVYAEDCLPQLEKYLTGQNIEQNQTDSQSQPTQEVASYEKQSENMMRLIGDHSEQLIGMLGEPDRIDSSAYGYDWWIYKKNRQTYAQVGVENNQVVSVYVIGSKTNTDPFEIGEKREEVEKRVSLSSELTLQKDGNEYRFRLSEEDMKMRPIIKYGDVYVQLYFDQFLNTISSIRIMDMDTLLKQRPYEIVYRGELPTAPSLTAEEWKSVQEGEEQQIIDITNVIRDRFQLSPLAWDEATAGVAYLHSKEMSDLNYFSHVSPAQGDLGNRLQKGDVVYRIAGENIASNYQDGIAAVEGWLNSEGHRKALLNKEFTRLGVGVYEKYYTQNFITPMNE; this is encoded by the coding sequence GTGGCATTTGTATACGCGGAGGATTGTTTACCTCAGCTAGAAAAATATCTAACGGGTCAAAATATTGAGCAAAACCAAACGGATTCCCAAAGTCAGCCGACACAAGAAGTGGCTTCTTATGAAAAACAAAGTGAAAATATGATGAGACTCATTGGAGATCATTCAGAACAGTTAATTGGAATGCTTGGAGAGCCGGATCGTATTGATTCTTCTGCATATGGCTATGACTGGTGGATTTACAAAAAGAATCGTCAAACGTATGCGCAGGTAGGAGTAGAAAATAATCAAGTCGTATCTGTATACGTCATTGGTTCAAAAACAAATACAGATCCTTTTGAGATTGGTGAGAAGCGAGAAGAAGTAGAAAAAAGAGTTTCACTTTCATCCGAACTCACACTTCAAAAAGACGGAAATGAATACCGATTTCGTCTGAGTGAAGAGGATATGAAAATGCGTCCAATTATTAAATATGGAGATGTATACGTCCAACTATATTTTGATCAGTTCCTTAATACAATCTCAAGTATTCGAATTATGGACATGGACACGCTATTAAAACAGCGTCCGTACGAAATTGTTTATCGTGGCGAGCTTCCCACAGCTCCGTCATTGACAGCGGAGGAGTGGAAAAGTGTCCAAGAAGGAGAAGAGCAGCAAATTATCGATATTACAAATGTAATTCGAGACCGATTTCAGCTATCACCTTTAGCTTGGGACGAAGCCACTGCCGGAGTAGCCTATTTACACAGCAAAGAAATGAGCGACTTAAACTATTTCTCTCACGTTTCACCAGCACAAGGTGATTTAGGCAACCGTCTGCAAAAAGGTGATGTAGTATATCGCATCGCGGGCGAAAATATTGCCTCGAATTATCAGGATGGAATCGCTGCGGTTGAAGGGTGGCTTAATAGTGAGGGACATCGTAAGGCTTTACTCAATAAAGAGTTTACGCGTCTTGGTGTAGGTGTATATGAGAAATATTATACGCAAAACTTTATCACTCCGATGAATGAATAG
- the dapB gene encoding 4-hydroxy-tetrahydrodipicolinate reductase yields MDKIRIVLAGPRGRMGKEAVLLIEETEHFELVAAVDRINEGKYISDIEGMPNVQAPIYTDIEKCFQDVKADVLVDLTTPEIGRVHTKTALTYGVRPVVGTTGFSEEDLKELKQLAEEKELGCIIAPNFAIGAILMMKFSQMAAKYFDDVEIIEMHHDQKLDAPSGTGLKTAELISEVREAKKQGHPDEKELIEGARGADYEGIRLHSVRLPGLIAHQEVMFGGFGQTLKIRHDSYNRASFMSGVKLAVDTVMKVDTLVYGLENIID; encoded by the coding sequence ATGGACAAAATTCGAATTGTACTTGCAGGACCAAGAGGTCGTATGGGAAAAGAAGCTGTATTATTAATAGAAGAAACAGAGCATTTTGAATTAGTAGCAGCGGTGGATCGTATCAATGAAGGAAAATACATAAGTGATATTGAAGGAATGCCAAACGTACAAGCGCCAATCTACACGGATATTGAAAAATGTTTTCAAGACGTTAAGGCAGATGTTCTAGTTGATTTGACAACACCTGAAATTGGGCGCGTTCATACTAAAACAGCCCTAACATATGGAGTAAGACCTGTTGTAGGAACAACTGGCTTTTCAGAAGAAGATTTAAAAGAATTAAAGCAGCTTGCTGAAGAGAAAGAGCTTGGCTGTATCATTGCACCAAATTTCGCAATTGGCGCTATTTTAATGATGAAGTTTTCACAAATGGCAGCTAAATACTTTGATGATGTAGAGATTATTGAAATGCATCACGATCAAAAGTTAGATGCACCATCAGGAACAGGCTTAAAAACAGCGGAGCTTATCAGTGAAGTTCGTGAAGCAAAAAAACAAGGCCATCCTGATGAAAAAGAATTGATAGAAGGGGCGCGCGGCGCAGATTATGAAGGAATCCGTCTACATAGCGTACGCCTGCCAGGACTGATTGCTCACCAAGAAGTGATGTTCGGAGGATTTGGACAAACATTAAAAATCCGTCATGATTCATACAACCGTGCTTCTTTTATGTCAGGTGTGAAGCTAGCTGTTGATACAGTTATGAAAGTAGACACACTTGTATATGGATTAGAAAATATTATTGACTAA
- the ctaF gene encoding cytochrome c oxidase subunit IVB, with product MTTNQSNSDNPRLNLEYRKKRNAEDMKMQVISFAMMLFLTLIAFFAVYQEFSGWYIMPVIVLLAVVQVIFQLYYFMHMNHKGHTIPAFFLYSGVLVALLTILAFVTIIWW from the coding sequence ATGACGACAAATCAATCAAACTCAGATAACCCAAGGCTCAATTTAGAGTATCGTAAAAAAAGAAACGCAGAAGATATGAAGATGCAAGTTATCTCTTTTGCGATGATGTTGTTTTTAACACTAATTGCTTTTTTTGCGGTTTATCAAGAGTTTAGCGGATGGTATATTATGCCGGTGATTGTGCTCTTGGCGGTTGTTCAAGTCATCTTTCAACTTTATTATTTCATGCATATGAACCACAAAGGACATACCATACCAGCATTTTTCTTGTATTCGGGCGTATTGGTAGCTCTTTTAACCATTTTAGCTTTTGTAACCATTATTTGGTGGTAA
- a CDS encoding YugN family protein, translated as MKFEYAKFDSLKVDLDLLDEIMHQFGLVRAGQWDYERVTYDRKFEFQRDTFYLRVQGHAISGDVGGRHAVIHLMTPLLGKHYYPHGVEYGDGEYFPPSLVEQCEKILAQIKSQLEIVQL; from the coding sequence ATGAAATTTGAATATGCAAAGTTTGATTCATTAAAGGTTGATTTAGATTTATTAGATGAGATTATGCATCAATTTGGCCTGGTCCGCGCTGGACAATGGGATTATGAACGCGTCACGTACGATCGAAAATTCGAGTTTCAGCGAGATACCTTCTATTTACGAGTCCAAGGACATGCTATTTCAGGCGATGTAGGGGGCAGGCATGCTGTTATTCACCTTATGACACCTCTACTAGGCAAACATTATTATCCTCACGGTGTAGAATATGGAGACGGTGAATACTTCCCACCATCCCTTGTAGAACAGTGTGAAAAGATATTGGCACAAATCAAATCACAGCTTGAAATCGTTCAGCTATAG
- the bshB1 gene encoding bacillithiol biosynthesis deacetylase BshB1: MKETIDILAFGAHADDVEIGMGGTIARMSEQGLKVVICDLTQAELSSNGTVEIRKQEASKAAEVLGVHERIHLHLPDRGLFLKPEYISEIASVIRTYQPRIIFAPYFEDRHPDHGNCAKLVEEAMFSAGVKNYIDDKKQKAHRAESLYFYMINGFHKPDFIVDVSSTFQKKVASLEAYESQFIKTADTFDTPLVNGYIETVESRERLFGKEVGVAYGEGFLSKKPILMYDDLVGGK, translated from the coding sequence ATGAAAGAAACAATAGATATCCTTGCCTTTGGTGCCCATGCCGATGATGTAGAAATCGGCATGGGTGGAACCATTGCAAGAATGAGTGAACAAGGTTTGAAGGTAGTCATTTGTGATTTGACGCAAGCTGAACTTTCTTCAAATGGAACGGTTGAAATTCGAAAACAAGAAGCGTCTAAAGCAGCTGAAGTCTTAGGTGTTCATGAGCGAATTCATCTGCATTTGCCAGATAGAGGTCTGTTTCTAAAGCCAGAGTATATATCTGAAATTGCATCAGTCATTCGCACGTATCAACCAAGGATTATATTTGCTCCTTATTTTGAAGATCGTCATCCTGATCATGGAAATTGTGCAAAGCTTGTAGAAGAGGCCATGTTTTCAGCTGGCGTTAAAAATTATATCGATGATAAGAAGCAAAAAGCTCATCGTGCTGAGTCTCTATATTTCTATATGATAAATGGATTTCATAAGCCAGATTTTATCGTAGATGTATCAAGCACGTTTCAAAAGAAAGTAGCTAGTCTAGAGGCTTATGAAAGTCAATTTATAAAAACAGCAGATACGTTTGATACGCCGCTGGTAAATGGATATATTGAAACTGTAGAGAGCAGAGAGCGATTATTTGGCAAAGAAGTCGGGGTAGCTTACGGTGAAGGTTTTTTATCTAAAAAACCGATTTTGATGTACGATGATTTAGTAGGTGGAAAATAA
- the bshA gene encoding N-acetyl-alpha-D-glucosaminyl L-malate synthase BshA, which produces MKLKIGITCYASVGGSGVVATELGKLLAEKGHEIHFISSSMPFRLTKVYPNIYFHEVDVNQYSVFKYPPYDLALSSKMAEVAKREKLDIIHTHYAIPHAVCGILAKQMVEHEVKIVTTLHGTDITVLGEDPSLKDLIKFGIEKSDAVTAVSQSLVDQTHHLISPDKEIETMYNFIDERVYHKKEVQYLKAEYGILENEKVVIHISNFRQVKRVTDIVKTFAIINKKLPSKLLLVGDGPEMTVVSQLIRELNLQDSVLFLGKQENVAELYSISDLKLLLSEKESFGLVLLEAMACGVPCIGTNIGGIPEVIEHEKTGYICEVGDVEEAASKAIQLLENEQLHHQMREASLSVVNHKFHSTEIVSQYEKLYYKLVQG; this is translated from the coding sequence ATGAAGTTAAAGATTGGTATTACATGTTATGCTTCCGTTGGCGGTTCAGGAGTGGTAGCAACGGAGCTAGGGAAGCTGCTGGCTGAAAAGGGGCACGAAATTCATTTTATTTCCTCTAGCATGCCTTTTAGATTGACGAAAGTATATCCAAATATTTATTTTCACGAAGTAGATGTAAATCAGTACTCCGTCTTTAAATACCCTCCGTATGATCTTGCTTTATCCAGTAAAATGGCTGAAGTGGCTAAAAGAGAAAAGCTTGACATTATTCATACGCATTATGCAATCCCCCATGCCGTTTGCGGGATTTTAGCCAAACAAATGGTGGAGCACGAAGTGAAAATTGTGACCACTCTTCATGGGACAGATATTACGGTTCTAGGAGAGGATCCGTCGTTAAAAGATTTAATTAAATTTGGAATTGAGAAATCAGATGCAGTGACGGCTGTATCTCAGTCACTTGTTGATCAAACTCATCATTTAATTAGTCCAGATAAAGAAATTGAAACGATGTATAATTTTATTGATGAACGAGTTTATCATAAAAAAGAAGTTCAGTATTTAAAGGCTGAGTATGGCATATTAGAAAATGAAAAAGTCGTTATTCATATTTCAAACTTTCGTCAAGTCAAACGGGTTACAGACATAGTCAAAACATTTGCTATTATTAATAAAAAGCTTCCGTCTAAGTTGCTGCTTGTAGGAGACGGCCCTGAAATGACGGTTGTGTCTCAATTAATAAGAGAGCTAAATCTTCAAGATTCTGTGTTATTTCTTGGGAAACAAGAAAATGTAGCAGAATTATATTCGATCAGCGATTTGAAACTGTTATTATCTGAAAAAGAAAGCTTTGGGCTTGTACTTTTAGAAGCTATGGCTTGTGGTGTTCCATGCATCGGCACAAATATAGGCGGAATTCCTGAAGTAATTGAACACGAAAAAACAGGATATATTTGCGAAGTGGGAGACGTCGAAGAGGCAGCGAGCAAAGCGATTCAGCTACTTGAAAATGAACAGCTGCATCATCAAATGAGGGAAGCGTCTCTAAGCGTAGTCAATCATAAATTTCATTCAACAGAGATTGTGAGTCAATATGAAAAACTTTATTATAAATTGGTACAGGGTTGA
- a CDS encoding nucleotide pyrophosphohydrolase produces the protein MSKKTMEQMQQEVDAYISQFKEGYFSPLAMLARMSEEVGELSREINHYYGEKPKKTTEAERTVEEEMGDILFVLICFANSLNIDLQEAHDRVMNKFNTRDKDRWTKKED, from the coding sequence ATGTCAAAAAAAACGATGGAGCAAATGCAGCAAGAAGTTGATGCCTATATTAGCCAATTTAAAGAAGGATATTTTAGTCCTCTCGCTATGCTTGCGCGAATGTCGGAAGAAGTGGGCGAATTATCGCGCGAAATTAACCACTATTATGGTGAAAAGCCGAAGAAAACGACTGAAGCAGAACGTACGGTCGAAGAAGAAATGGGCGACATTTTATTTGTATTAATTTGCTTTGCAAATTCATTAAATATTGATTTACAAGAAGCGCATGATCGCGTTATGAATAAATTTAATACGCGTGACAAAGATCGCTGGACGAAAAAAGAAGACTAA